The Streptomyces armeniacus genomic interval TTCGCCGAGCGCGGCGCGGCCGTGTCGCCGCACAAGGTGGGCCCCGACTACATCGATCCCGGCTACCACGCGCTGGCCACCGGCCGCCCCGGGCGGAACCTGGACGCGTACCTCTGCGGTCCCGAACGGATCGCCCCCCTCTTCCTGCACGGCGCCGCCGGCGCGGAACTGGCCGTCATCGAGGGCGTGATGGGCCTCTACGACGGCGCCAGCGGCGAAGGGGAGCTGGCCTCGACCGCGCACGTGGCGAAGCTCCTGCGGGCGCCTGTGGTGCTCGTCGTGGACGCCTCCGCGCAGTCCAGGTCCGTGGCCGCGCTGGTGCACGGCTTCGCGTCCTGGGACCCCGAGGTGCGGGTCGCGGGCGTGATCCTGAACAAGCTCGGCTCGCAGCGGCACGAGGACCTGCTGCGCGCGGCGCTCGACGAGTCCGGCGTGCCCGTGCTCGGCGCCCTGCGGCGCGAGGCGGCGCTGCAGTCGCCGAGCCGCCACCTGGGGCTCGTACCGGAGGCCGAACGGCACACCGAGGCGCGGCAGATGGTGTCGGCGCTGGCGGCACGCGTACGGGAGGGCTGCGACCTGGACGCGCTGCTCACCCTGGCGCGCAGCGCGCCCCCGCTGGAGGGCACGGCGTGGGACGCGGCGGCGGAGGTGGCGGCGGCACCGTACGGTGCTCGGCGCGCAGACGAGGCTCCGTACGGTGCTCGGCGCGCAGATGCGGCTCCCTACGGTGCTCGGCGCGCGCCGCGCGCGCGGAGGCCGGTCGTCGCCGTGGCGAGCGGCGCGGCGTTCACCTTCTCGTACGCCGAACACGCCGAACTGCTCCGTGCCGCGGGCG includes:
- a CDS encoding cobyrinate a,c-diamide synthase, whose protein sequence is MLTDVPRLVIAAPASGSGKTAVATGLMAAFAERGAAVSPHKVGPDYIDPGYHALATGRPGRNLDAYLCGPERIAPLFLHGAAGAELAVIEGVMGLYDGASGEGELASTAHVAKLLRAPVVLVVDASAQSRSVAALVHGFASWDPEVRVAGVILNKLGSQRHEDLLRAALDESGVPVLGALRREAALQSPSRHLGLVPEAERHTEARQMVSALAARVREGCDLDALLTLARSAPPLEGTAWDAAAEVAAAPYGARRADEAPYGARRADAAPYGARRAPRARRPVVAVASGAAFTFSYAEHAELLRAAGADVVPFDPLRDEALPDGTRGLVIGGGFPEVHAPQLTENEPLRKAVAAFDGPVAAECAGLLYLARELDGAPMCGVLDATGRMTERLTLGYRAAVAVGDSALAAEGTRVHGHEFHRTELDPGVGNTPAWGLVRPERRAEGFVQGSVHASYVHVHWASAPEMARRFAERCAAGGGTV